In a single window of the Nicotiana tomentosiformis chromosome 10, ASM39032v3, whole genome shotgun sequence genome:
- the LOC138899845 gene encoding uncharacterized protein, whose translation MVENANSYFWIPVAAPAASHPSTPLTSSPSSPTPATAASSPPSRTLLPATTTSSPPAASVREKGVLLPQSPVHGNLWQNYASTSEDLQRRRSVTLSPLASEKDWEKIQSLSGEFLLKNAMHNAAAGLIQEKEELTSARDQRLVEREQTIARLSELEAKAAKAVALEACLQQSEQEVETPSQEIGPLRVQFDEAKAKWAEVHSVVFVATDRKATSTERLTNLEASLNSKTEELSVAGVKYAQLEEKYKKTIEHNRIFSSTVHELDVSLKSIRSTRENLSADVIQLKKELRHRATSLVFEKTYIMYNMTRKILEEAKAGIIDSDTEITMARELKSAANRGLPAGPDASGSSGSGSETSETEEEPEREDVEGQTDKGQYVEPSVDLPTFPGREHFSSSGFRRCSSLAFPFFYQLLYMCHFSTFIVNKDIFCSSIA comes from the exons atggtggaaaatgccaactcctaCTTCTGGATCCCAGTCGCTGCACCCG CTGCTTCTCACCCTTCAACACCATTAACTTCATCTCCATCTTcgccaacaccagcaactgctgcATCATCTCCACCTTCACGAACGCTTCTACCAGCAActactacatcatctccaccggctGCATCTGTCCGAGAAAAGGGTGTTCTTCtcccccagtccccagttcatgggaatttgtgGCAAAATTATGCTTCCACCTCAGAAGATCTGCAACGGAGGAGGAGCGTTACTCTCTCA cctttggcttcagaaaaagattgggaaaagatacAGTCTCTCTCGGGAGAGTTCTTGTTGAAAAATGCTATGCACAACGCCGCAGCA GGGTTGATTCAGGAAAAAGAAGAACTTACCTCCGCACGGGATCAACGTTTGGTCGAGCGGGAGCAAACTATTGCTCGCCTCTCAGAATTGGAAGCCAAAGCTGCTAAGGCCGTTGCGTTGGAGGCttgtttgcagcaaagcgagcaagaagtggaaaCTCCTAGCCAAGAGATTGGCCCACTGAGGGTTCAATTTGAtgaggccaaggccaaatgggctgaagtccatagTGTCGTTTTTGTTGCAACCGATCGCAAAGCTACCTCTACTGAGAGATTGACCAACCTAGAGGCAagcttgaactccaaaactgaagagcttTCTGTTGCGGGTGTGAAATATGCCCAATTAGAGGAGAAGTACAAAAAGACCATTGAGCATAATAGAATTTTCAGCTCTACTGTCCACGAACTCGACGTTAGCCTTAAGTCCATTAGATCCACCCGAGAAAACCTTTCTGCCGACGTTATCCAACTCAAAAAAGAACTTAGGCACCGAGCGACTTCCCTCGTTTTTGAGAAAACTTATATTATGTACAATATGACGAGAAAAATCTTGGAAGAAGCTAAAGCGGGTATCATTGACTCTGATACTGAAATCACTATGGCTCGTGAGCTTAAGTCAGCTGCTAACAGGGGTCTCCCGGCAGGGCCTGATGCTTCCGGTtcttctggttctggttctgaAACTTCAGAAACTGAAGAGGAACCGGAAAGGGAAGATGTTGAAGGCCAAACTGATAAGGGCCAAtatgttgagccatcggtggatCTACCCACTTTCCCTGGGCGcgaacacttctcttcctccgggttcAGGAGATGCAgcagtttagcttttcctttcttttaccAACTTTTGTATATGTGCCATTTCAGCACATTTATTGTGAATAAAGAcatcttttgctcaagtattgcatga
- the LOC138899844 gene encoding uncharacterized protein: protein MHKTLRVMRVTETERVELASYRLKGVAYSWFEMWEDSRKEVSPPARWSEFADFFIDHFLPAETKSTRAVEFETLKQGSKSVWKYHMDFVRLSKYVVHMMPTMEVRVRRFVQGLSPLVVNEAATAALNYDMNYGKMVAFSQATEARKLKHRME from the coding sequence atgcataagactctccgagttatgcgtgttACTGAGACGGAgagagtagagttggcctcctatcgattgaaaggggtggcatattcctggtttgaaaTGTGGGAGGATTCCCGTAAGGAGGTgagccctccggcgagatggagtgagttcgcggatttcttcatagaccatttcttgcctgccgagactaagtcaacccgtgctgtggagtttgagacccttaaacagggtagtaagagtgtgtggAAATATCACATGGATTTCGTGCGCCTGTCaaagtatgttgttcatatgatgccgacAATGGAGGTGAGggtgcgtcgatttgtgcagggccttagccctttggttgttaatgaggctgccacagctgctctaaattatgacatgaactatggaaagatggttgCATTTTCCCAAGCTACAGAGGCTAGAAAATTAAAGCATAGGATGGAATGA